In one window of Chloroflexota bacterium DNA:
- a CDS encoding copper-translocating P-type ATPase — translation MTHKHVSGGHSAPLAGNSPPHDGGGHAHDAYLASGAHAPHAPQPENHEGHQGHGVDHSGHEAMFRTRFWGSLLLSVPVLAYSPFVQRIFGFTAPPFPGSEWVSFFFALVVFAYGGIPFLKMAVPEVRDRKPGMMSLISLAITVALVYSLIAQVTGIGEGFFWELVTLIDVMLLGHWMEMRSIRQASGALDELAKLMPDTAERLLPDGSTETVPTSALKTGDIVLVRPGASIPADGEIVEGHSQVSEAMITGESRPVKKDVGDKVIAGTINGDGSLRVRVTAVGDQTALAGIMRLVEQAQQSKSRTQLLADRAAGWLFYIALGTAIVTAVVWTLAVGFNVDVLKRVVTVLVIACPHALGLAVPLVVAITTALGAQNGILIRDRLALEAAREIDVVIFDKTGTLTEGKFGVVGIALDESRRDENAALALAAAVEGDSEHLIAQAVRRAAEERGLALPQVSGFEAIKGRGVRAMVGGQRVYVGGPRLLEMLGVTLSPAIEDFAVQAGQRGQSVIYLVRGEKALAAFAVADVIRPESRPAVERLHAMGVEVAMLTGDSWDVARAVAESLGIDTVFAEVLPEHKDQKVAELQAQGKRVAMVGDGVNDAPALTRADVGIAIGGGTDVAIESAGIILVRSNPLDVVKIIALSRASYRKMIQNLWWAAGYNIVALPLAAGVLAPIGISLSPAVGALLMSLSTVVVAVNAQLLRRAAL, via the coding sequence ATGACCCATAAGCATGTTTCCGGTGGGCATTCTGCCCCTTTGGCTGGGAATTCCCCACCGCACGATGGTGGCGGCCATGCCCATGACGCCTATTTGGCCTCTGGGGCGCACGCCCCCCATGCACCTCAACCTGAAAACCACGAAGGGCACCAGGGCCACGGCGTTGACCACAGCGGCCACGAGGCCATGTTCCGCACCCGCTTCTGGGGCAGTTTGCTCCTCAGCGTGCCGGTGCTGGCTTACAGTCCCTTCGTGCAGCGCATTTTCGGTTTCACTGCGCCGCCCTTCCCCGGCAGCGAATGGGTTTCCTTCTTCTTCGCCCTGGTGGTCTTTGCCTACGGCGGCATTCCTTTTCTCAAAATGGCCGTCCCCGAGGTGCGCGACCGCAAACCGGGGATGATGAGCCTGATTTCCCTCGCCATCACCGTGGCGCTGGTGTATAGTCTGATTGCGCAGGTCACCGGCATCGGTGAAGGCTTTTTCTGGGAACTGGTGACCCTGATTGACGTCATGCTCCTGGGGCACTGGATGGAAATGCGCAGCATTCGCCAGGCTTCGGGGGCGTTGGATGAACTCGCCAAGTTGATGCCCGATACCGCTGAGCGGCTGCTGCCCGATGGCAGCACGGAAACCGTGCCGACCAGCGCATTGAAAACCGGCGATATTGTGCTCGTGCGCCCCGGCGCCAGCATCCCTGCCGATGGCGAAATTGTGGAAGGCCACTCCCAGGTCAGCGAGGCCATGATTACCGGCGAGTCGCGGCCGGTCAAGAAAGACGTGGGCGATAAGGTGATTGCCGGCACTATCAACGGCGATGGTAGCCTGCGGGTGCGTGTCACCGCGGTGGGCGACCAGACGGCGCTGGCGGGCATCATGCGGCTGGTTGAGCAAGCGCAGCAATCGAAGTCGCGCACCCAGTTGCTGGCCGACCGCGCCGCGGGGTGGCTGTTTTACATTGCCCTCGGCACGGCCATCGTGACTGCGGTTGTTTGGACGCTGGCTGTAGGTTTCAACGTGGATGTGCTCAAACGGGTGGTGACGGTGCTGGTGATTGCCTGCCCCCACGCGTTAGGGCTGGCTGTGCCGCTGGTGGTTGCCATTACCACCGCGTTGGGCGCGCAGAACGGCATTCTCATCCGTGACCGTTTGGCCCTGGAAGCCGCCCGTGAGATTGACGTCGTCATCTTTGACAAAACGGGCACGCTCACTGAGGGCAAGTTTGGCGTGGTGGGCATCGCCCTGGACGAAAGCCGGCGCGACGAAAACGCCGCGCTGGCGCTGGCTGCTGCGGTGGAAGGCGATTCCGAGCACCTGATTGCCCAGGCTGTGCGGCGGGCGGCCGAAGAACGGGGCCTGGCGCTGCCGCAAGTCTCGGGTTTTGAGGCCATCAAAGGCCGTGGCGTGCGCGCCATGGTCGGTGGGCAGAGAGTGTATGTGGGTGGCCCGCGACTGCTGGAAATGTTAGGGGTGACCCTCAGCCCTGCCATAGAAGACTTTGCGGTGCAGGCGGGGCAGCGCGGTCAGTCGGTCATTTACCTGGTGCGCGGCGAAAAGGCACTGGCAGCCTTCGCGGTGGCCGACGTCATTCGGCCGGAAAGCCGGCCTGCTGTCGAGCGTTTGCACGCAATGGGTGTGGAAGTTGCCATGCTCACCGGCGATAGTTGGGATGTTGCCCGGGCTGTCGCGGAGTCGTTAGGCATTGATACGGTGTTTGCCGAGGTGCTGCCCGAGCACAAAGACCAAAAGGTGGCCGAACTTCAGGCGCAGGGCAAGCGGGTGGCGATGGTTGGCGACGGCGTGAACGATGCCCCCGCCCTGACCCGCGCCGACGTGGGCATTGCCATTGGCGGCGGCACCGATGTGGCCATCGAATCGGCGGGTATCATTTTGGTGCGCAGCAATCCGCTGGATGTAGTGAAAATCATCGCCCTCAGCCGGGCAAGTTATCGCAAAATGATTCAAAACCTCTGGTGGGCGGCGGGCTACAACATTGTGGCGCTTCCTCTTGCTGCCGGTGTGTTGGCCCCTATCGGGATCAGTCTTTCCCCGGCGGTGGGCGCGTTGCTGATGTCGCTTAGCACGGTGGTCGTGGCCGTCAACGCTCAACTGCTGCGGCGCGCCGCGCTGTAA
- a CDS encoding response regulator transcription factor, which produces MTPAKILVVDDEANIVRLVQAYLQQEGYEVYTATDGLAALKAARTYRPDLVVLDIMLPGMDGLEVLAQLRRESDVYVILLTAKTEETDRIVGLTLGADDYVPKPFSPRELVARVKAALRRIQREAGPLPGSVLVLRRLRLDQGRREVTLDGKPVHLTPTEFDLLMALARYPGMVLSREQLITHVWGANFYGEQRVVDVHIGHIRQKLEAAGGEGLIVTVRGVGYRLEDELT; this is translated from the coding sequence ATGACCCCCGCAAAGATTCTCGTGGTCGATGACGAGGCCAACATCGTGCGCCTGGTGCAGGCTTACCTGCAACAGGAAGGCTACGAGGTCTATACGGCGACCGACGGGCTGGCCGCATTGAAGGCTGCCCGCACTTACCGCCCTGACCTGGTGGTGCTGGATATCATGCTGCCGGGGATGGACGGCCTGGAAGTGTTGGCGCAATTGCGGCGGGAATCGGATGTGTATGTCATTTTGCTGACGGCCAAAACCGAGGAAACCGACCGTATCGTGGGGTTGACTTTAGGCGCGGATGATTACGTGCCCAAGCCGTTCAGCCCCCGCGAACTGGTGGCACGGGTCAAAGCCGCGCTGCGGCGCATTCAACGGGAAGCCGGTCCCCTGCCCGGCAGTGTGTTGGTGTTGCGCCGCTTGCGGCTGGACCAGGGACGGCGGGAAGTCACCCTTGACGGCAAACCGGTGCATCTCACCCCGACCGAATTTGACTTGCTGATGGCCCTCGCGCGTTACCCCGGCATGGTGCTCAGCCGGGAGCAGTTGATTACCCATGTGTGGGGTGCCAATTTCTACGGCGAACAGCGCGTCGTAGACGTGCATATTGGCCACATTCGCCAGAAACTGGAAGCCGCCGGCGGTGAAGGCTTGATTGTGACCGTGCGCGGGGTAGGCTATCGTCTGGAGGACGAACTGACATGA
- a CDS encoding HAMP domain-containing histidine kinase: protein MKLKLPARFSCPPRKFWWRRLGPKLFLSYLVVITAGVVVAHTVVLWAAPSAFAHHILTMQEAVRQAASGGQITVNLQADLYTSFHRALDQALIWSLVGAVLAAVAVSIFVTFKIARPLQAMARVTQYIAEGHYQERVPVFGSSEYPDELTELALHFNLMADRLAHSEERRRALIGDVAHELRTPLTTIKGYIEGLVDGVLPPERETYLLICQEANRMSRLIDDLQELSRVEAGAYELHLRPLTVQALVETAVRRLEPQFREKGVALRLALDGRLPRVMVDRDRMLQVLTNLLGNALHYTPSGGEVTVRSYRVGGEVAIAVSDTGVGIPPEHLPHIFQRFYRVDKSRSRTGGGTGIGLTIAKHLVEAHGGRIWAESPGKGQGSTFTFTLPAAV, encoded by the coding sequence ATGAAACTGAAGTTGCCGGCACGGTTTTCTTGCCCGCCACGCAAGTTTTGGTGGCGGCGGTTGGGGCCGAAACTATTTCTTTCTTACCTTGTGGTCATCACCGCGGGGGTGGTGGTCGCCCACACCGTGGTGCTGTGGGCTGCGCCCTCGGCTTTTGCTCACCACATCCTCACCATGCAAGAGGCCGTGCGCCAGGCGGCCAGCGGCGGACAAATTACCGTCAACCTGCAAGCCGACCTTTACACCAGTTTCCACCGCGCCCTGGACCAGGCTTTGATCTGGTCGCTGGTGGGCGCTGTGCTGGCTGCCGTGGCGGTGAGCATTTTCGTGACCTTCAAAATCGCCCGCCCTTTGCAGGCCATGGCCCGTGTGACCCAATACATTGCCGAGGGTCATTATCAGGAACGCGTGCCGGTGTTTGGCTCTTCGGAATACCCTGACGAATTGACGGAACTTGCCTTGCACTTCAACCTGATGGCCGACCGCCTGGCTCACAGCGAAGAACGCCGCCGGGCGTTGATTGGCGATGTGGCTCACGAACTGCGCACCCCCCTGACCACCATCAAAGGCTATATCGAAGGGCTGGTCGATGGTGTGCTACCGCCGGAGCGGGAAACCTACCTGCTCATTTGCCAGGAAGCCAATCGCATGAGCCGCCTGATTGACGACCTGCAAGAACTCTCGCGGGTCGAGGCAGGGGCTTATGAACTGCATCTCCGCCCCTTGACGGTGCAGGCTTTGGTCGAGACCGCCGTCCGCCGCCTGGAACCCCAGTTTCGCGAAAAGGGCGTGGCGCTTCGTTTGGCTTTGGATGGTCGCCTGCCGCGGGTGATGGTGGACCGGGACCGCATGCTTCAGGTGCTCACCAACCTGTTAGGGAATGCCCTTCATTACACCCCCAGCGGCGGCGAAGTGACTGTGCGATCCTACCGCGTGGGGGGTGAGGTTGCTATCGCCGTGAGCGATACCGGCGTTGGCATTCCCCCTGAGCATCTTCCGCACATCTTCCAGCGCTTCTACCGGGTTGACAAATCGCGTTCGCGCACTGGCGGCGGCACCGGCATCGGCCTGACCATCGCCAAACATCTCGTCGAAGCCCACGGCGGGCGCATATGGGCTGAAAGCCCGGGCAAAGGGCAGGGGAGCACCTTTACTTTCACCTTGCCGGCGGCGGTTTAG